Proteins from one Molothrus aeneus isolate 106 chromosome 27, BPBGC_Maene_1.0, whole genome shotgun sequence genomic window:
- the TNFAIP8L1 gene encoding tumor necrosis factor alpha-induced protein 8-like protein 1 — protein sequence MDTFSTKNLALQAQKKLLSKMATKTIANAFIDDTSSEILDELYRATKEYTHNRKEAQKIIKNLIKIVMKLGVLYRNGQFSPEELLVMERFRKKVHTLAMTAVSFHQIDFTFDRRVMSSVLTECRDLLHQAVNGHLTAKSHSRINHVFNHFADYEFLSALYGPAEPYRTHLQRICEGVNKMLEEESI from the coding sequence ATGGACACCTTCAGCACCAAGAACTTGGCCCTGCAGGCCCAGAAGAAGCTCCTGAGCAAAATGGCCACCAAGACCATCGCCAACGCCTTCATCGACGACACCAGCAGCGAGATCCTGGATGAGCTGTACCGGGCCACCAAGGAGTACACCCACAACCGCAAGGAGGCCCAGAAGATCATCAAGAACCTCATCAAGATCGTGATGAAGCTGGGCGTCCTCTACCGCAATGGGCAGTTCAGCCCCGAGGAGCTGCTGGTCATGGAGCGCTTCCGCAAGAAGGTTCACACCTTGGCCATGACGGCCGTCAGCTTCCACCAGATAGACTTCACCTTCGACCGCAGGGTCATGTCCAGCGTGCTGACCGAGTGCCGGGACCTGCTGCACCAGGCGGTCAACGGGCACCTGACGGCCAAGTCGCACTCGCGCATCAACCACGTCTTCAACCACTTTGCGGACTACGAGTTCCTGTCGGCGCTGTACGGCCCGGCCGAGCCCTACCGCACCCACCTCCAGAGGATCTGCGAGGGGGTCAACAagatgctggaggaggagagcatctga